GATGTATTAGGTAAATATGTTGATTTAATGGAGCTTAAAAAAACTCTTGAAGCAATAAGAGGAGATAAAAAGATTGAGAGTAAGAGTGCAGATGAAAATCTTGATGCATTAAATAAATATGGTATTGATTTAACTGAAAAAGCAAGAAAAGGTGAGCTTGACCCTGTAATTGGTAGAGATGAAGAGATTAATAGAATGACACAAATCTTAATTAGAAAAACAAAAAATAATCCAATCTTACTTGGAGAACCTGGTGTTGGTAAAACAGCACTTGTAGAAGGTCTTGCTCAAAGAATAGTTAAAAAAGAAGTACCAACAAGTTTGCAAAATAAAAAAATTGTTGCACTTGATATGACAGCATTAATTGCAGGTGCAAAATATAGAGGTGAATTTGAAGATAGATTAAAAGCAGTTGTTGATGAAGTAAAAGCAAATCCAAATATTATTTTATTTATAGATGAAATTCATACAATTGTTGGAGCAGGTGCAAGCGAAGGAAGTATGGATGCTGCAAATATCTTAAAACCAGCACTTGCAAGAGGTGAGCTTAGAACAATTGGTGCTACAACTCTAAAAGAATATAGAAAATATTTCGAAAAAGATGCAGCTCTTCAAAGAAGATTCCAACCAGTAATGGTTAATGAACCAAGTGTAAATGAAGCAATTAGAATTTTAAGAGGACTTAAAGAGAGACTTGAAGCTCACCATCAAGTAAAAATTTTAGATGAAGCATTAGTTGCGGCAGCAAAATTAACTGATAGATATATTACTGATAGATTTTTACCAGATAAAGCAATTGATGCTATTGATGAAGCAGCAGCAGAAATTAGAATGCAAATTGAATCTGAACCATTTGAACTTGCAAAAATTAAAAGAGAAATCGAACAATTAATGGTTGAAAAACAAGCACTTGAAATGGAAGGTGCAAACAGTGAAAAAGCAAAAAAAAGACTTGAAGAGATTGAAAAACAACTTGCTGATTTAGAAGAGAAAAAAAGACAACTTGAAGCAAAATATGAAGAAGAAAAAAGAATCTTAAAAGAAATTGCTTCAATAAAAGAAGAAATTGAAAAACTAAAAAACGAAGCTGAAATTGCAAAAAGAGAAGGCAATTATCATAAAGCAGCTGAAATTGAATATGGAAAAATAGTAGAACTTACTAAAAAACTTGAAGAGTTAGAGAAAAAATGGGAAGAAATGCAAAAAGAAGGTACACTTTTAAAAAGTGCAGTTGACGAAGAAGCAGTTGCTAATGTTGTAAGTAAGTGGACAGGAATCCCTGTAAGTAAAATGCTAAAAAGCGAACTTGAAAAAATATTACATATTGAAGATGAACTTAAAAAATATGTTGTAGGACAAGATGAAGCAATTAAAGCAGTTGCAAGAGCAATTAAGAGAAATAAAGCTGGACTTGGTGACCCTAATAGACCAATTGGTAGTTTTATGTTTCTTGGACCAACAGGTGTTGGTAAAACTGAGACAGCAAAAACATTAGCAAGATTTTTATTTGATGATGAAAAAGCATTAATTAGATTTGATATGAGTGAATATATGGATAAAATTAGTGTATCTAAATTAATTGGTGCAGCACCTGGATATGTTGGATATGAAGAAGGAGGTCAATTAACTGAGGCTGTTAGAAGAAAACCATATAGTGTAATCTTATTTGATGAGATTGAAAAAGCACACCCAGATGTGTTTAATATTCTTTTACAAGTGCTTGATGATGGAAGACTTACAGATAATAAAGGTGTAACAGTAGATTTTAAAAACACAATTATTATCTTAACAAGTAATATTGCAAGTGATATTATTCAAGAAATTAAAGACCCAGAAGCAAGAAAAGAAGCTGTATGGGCAGAGCTAAAAAGAAGAATGAAACCAGAATTTTTAAACAGGCTTGATGAGGTGGTAGTATTTAATCCGCTTGGAAAAGAACAAGTTAAACAAATTGTTGATATATTACTTAGAAAAATTAAACAAAGACTTGAAGAGAGAGATATTGACCTTAACCTTACTGAAAGAGCAAAAGACTTTATTGCAGAGGTTGGTTTTGACCCAATTTTTGGTGCAAGACCATTAAAAAGGGCATTAGCTGAGGTAGTTGAAGATAAATTAGCTGAACTTATCTTAGAAGGTAAAGTAAAAGAAGGTGATAAAGTTGAATTTGATGTAGATGAAAATAATATTATTGTAAGAGTTAATGGTCAAGAAGTTGCAAGGGATTCTAAATAATCCCTTGTTTTTATATTATAAGAATTTTTTAATAATCGTTTAAACATTCTCTTTCTATATTGTTATTAAAATAATTTATAATTGTTTGAGGTTTTGCTATACAATAACCTTGTCCATAATGACACCCTATATATTGTGCAGAATTAAATTCTGACACTCTTTCAATATATTCAGCTACAACTTTTATTCCTAATTTATTAAACATATTTATTAACGTATCTAAAAGATAATATTTTTTTGGATCTTGTAAGAAGTTTTTTACCAATATTTCATCAAGTTTTATAATATCAAATTCAAATTCTATTAATGGTCCAAAAGTTGCATATCCTTTTCCAAAATCATCCAAAGCCACTTTACTTCCTATCATATGAATATTTTTAATGAATTCTTTTACAACAATTTTGTTTGCCATAATTTCTTCTTCTTCAATGAATTCAAATGTTAAAAATTTTGCAATTTTATTATTTTCAATTGTATCGTCAATTGAACTGTAAATTAATTCTATTAATTTTTTATTTAATAAATCTGAGATAGATATATTAAATGAAATATTAATTTTGTATTTTTTAATATCATCTAAAATTTTTAAAAACATATTTTTTGTTATATCTCTTTTATTAATGTTACTATTATTTAAAATTTCATTTGGATATATAGTTTTATTATTAAGTTTACTTCTTAATAAAGCTTCATATTTAATGATTTCATATTTATTATTATGTAGTGAACTTTTATTAATATCTATTATAGCTTGATATACTGGAAAAATATTTTCAATAATTTGGTTTTCTTCTAACATTATGCTTCCTTATTGTAAATATTTTTGTATAATATAGTGTGTGATATTGTATCATTTTTTGTATATTTATGTTGAATTTTTAAGAATTTTTTTGATAAAATTCCTAATATTTAAAATTATATAGAGGAGTAAGGATATATGTTAAGAATATTAGAGATAATGAGTGAAGATAATTTAATTTCAGTATCAGTAACTAAGGATATAGCAAAAAAATTAGTTGATGAGAATTATGATTATAGTTTAGAAGATTATCGTAATATTCCAGATGTAATTAATCATTCTGCTGAAGTTATTGAACCAATGAAAGCTAATACTTTATTAAATAAAAATAATAATATTAAAATTTCCTATGATTCTAAAACTTTTCCTATACCTGAACTTAATTCATTTTTTAATAGTTAGTTTTTTCATTGAGGAACAAAATGATAAATAGAGAAAGAAAAAATACGTTACTATATTATTTTAGTTATATTTTAATAAATGATATTTTACCTTTTGAAGCAAAGTATATTTCTCTTAGAAAATTCAAGAATTTTACTTTTGTAAGATATATAATTAAGTTTTATTTAGAAGAAATTTTTAAATATTCATATAAGGAATTAACAATTGAAGAATTTAATGAAAATTATGGTAAAAAATTAGAAAAATCATTACAAAGTTATAAAATCGAGTATATTACATTATTAATTAAAAGTCATGAAGAGATACTCAAGCCATATAAGAGTAATATAGAGCAGTATTTTGAAAAAAATAACAATAATGTTTCTATTAAACTTGAATATATTGATTCTCTTATTGAGTTTTTGGAAACAAAATTAAATATAGAAAATTCATTGATAAAAGAATATCAACTAAATATTCCAATGATAGATAAGCATGTTAATTCTAATATTTATTCATCTGATTTAAATCTTTTAAAAAATAAGATTAAAAAATTTCATAAATATTATAAAATTTTAGAAGAAATTTTATATAAAAAAGGTTTTATTCAGAAAATTGATAATAATATAGTAAAACCTGTTGATAAAATTAGTAATTTAGAATATTTATATTTTGTGGTAATGCATGAATTTTGGAATTTTTTATCCCATTTTAGTATGGGATTTGTATATTTTAACTCTCCTAATAATTTTTTATCTAATCTAAATAAAAGTATAAGTCATTTGAAAAGAGCTATAATGGATTTATTAGATGGAATGATAATTGAGTATGATTGTACAAAAAAATCTGAATATTTAAAACTAAGAGTTATGAAAGTTGCTAGTTTAGGTAATAAAAGTAAAATACAAGAATTAATTAAAAATTTAGAAGATTTGTTTGATTCTTGTATAAAACAAACTTCATTTTAAACAAATAACAAATAAATTATATAAAGTTAAATTAGTAGTAATCGTTTAATATTTGTAAAAATCACTGACACTATATTTTAATTGGTGGAGGTGTGGGGAATCGAACCCCAGTCCAGAAGTAGATTACCCTAAGCGTCTACACGCTTAGTTCGTTGGTTATACTGTTAGGAGGCCCAACGAACAAGGCCTTTATCCTAACAGGGAAGGGTAAAGTTTCGGAAGTCTTAGCCCTTCCAACTAAGACTTCCTATCCGCACTTTACTCTCCACCCGAGGAGGCGGAAATCCTCAGTGGGTGGAGGCGCCCTCAATCCCTAATTATGCAGCAGCTGTTGCTACTGCTGGGCTATAAGATTTGTTATTTGCTGCGTTTATTTTTAGTGGGCCGTTTTAATGCTTGCCCAGGCATGCGTGCAGCTTAGGGCTTTCTACCCCTGTCGAAGCCGTGTCACCCCCAAACAAGATTTTTTGAATCCTCTTTGCGAGTGACATTGAAATAATATCAAAATTTACTTAAAAAATCAAGGTGTTTTTAAGAAAACTTTAAGTTTTAGGTATGCTAAAAGAATTATAACAAAAAGAAAAGACAAAATTAGTCGTTAATTGATTCTTTTATAATTTTTGCCTTTTGTGAGATTTTTTTAATTTTTTCAGTGTTACTTATATCTTCAAGTAAAACTTTTACAAATGTACTTCCTACAATTACTCCATCAACATTTTTTGCTTTTTCTCTTGCTGTGTTTTCATTTACTCCAAATCCAATATAAAGGGGAGTTGAAATTATCTCCTTTATGTATTTAATAATATTACTTAAATCTTCTTTTTTATCACTTCCTGTAATTCCTGCATATGCTACAAGATAGATAAACTCTTTTGGGTTTTGTAAAATAGTCTTTATTCTATCCAAACTATCAGTTGGGGCTACAAAAGAGATTAATGGGAATTTATTTTCATACTCTATTGCTTCTTCATATGGTAAATCTGGGATAATAAATCCTTTTATATTATATTCTTTTGCTTTTTCTATCATAAAATCATAACCTTTATGATAAAAATTATTAAAATATCCCATCCAATATGTATCAATTATATTTCCTGTTTTTTCACTCACATAAAAAGTATCATTAATTTTATAGCCATTTTGTAATGCTCTTTTGTTAACTTCTTGGATTATTTCTCCATCGGCTACTGGGTCAGAGAAAGGAATGCCAAGTTCTATTCCATCAACTCCATTTTCTTTTAGAGAGTGTATTAAATCAATTGTAAATTCTTTATCAGGATAAGCAGTAGTTATATAAGCAATTAATTTTTTCATTAAAAACCTTTAAGATGGTATAATTATTATAGCGAAATTATATCAAAGGATGTAAATGAAAAAAACTTTAAATTATTTAAATAAACAAGAAAAACTTACAATGATTACTGCTTATGACGCACTTTTTGCAAAAATTTTCGATGATATAGTAGATATTATTTTAGTAGGTGATAGTTTAAATATGAGCTTTTTTGGAGAGAGTGATACACTTAGTGCAACATTAGACCAAATGATTTATCACACTAAGGCAGTATGTAATGGTGCAAAATCAGCTTATATAGTTTGTGATATGCCTTTTGGTAGTTATGAAACACCTAAAAAAGCACTTGAAAGTGCAATAAAAATATATAAAGAAACAAAAGCTGATGCAGTTAAACTTGAAGGTGGAGTTGAAAAGGCTGAGACTATAAAATTACTTACTCAAAATGCAATAGCAGTGGTGGGTCATATAGGACTTATGCCGCAATTTAGTAGAAGTGAGGGTGGATATATTGTAAAAGGAAAAGATGAGGAGTCTAAACAAAAATTAATTGAAGATGCAAAAGCAATTGAAGAGGCTGGGGCTATTATGCTTGTAATTGAGGGTGTAAAAGAAGAAGTAGCAAGAGAGATTACAGAAATTGTAAATATTCCAACAATTGGAATAGGGGCTGGAAGATATACAAAAGGGCAAGTATTAGTATGGTCAGATATGCTTGGATTTTTTGAAGAGTTTAAGCCAAAATTTGTTAGAAGATATTTAAATGGGGCTGAGATTGTAAGAAGTGCTGTTAATAAATATGTTGATGATGTAAAAATGGGAAAATTTCCAAGTGAAAAAGAGATTTATTAAGGAGAATTTTTGAGAATAGTTGAAATTGAAAAGGTAAGTTTTGAAGAAGGGTATGAGAAATCTCTTAGACCTCAAAACTTAGATGAATATATTGGGCAAGAGCAAATCAAAAAAAATTTAAAAGTATTTATTGAAGCTGCAAAAAAAAGAAATGAATCACTTGACCATATGCTTTTTTTTGGACCACCGGGGCTTGGAAAGACTACTCTTGCAAATATAATTGCAAATGAAATGAATGCTAATATTAAGACAATTTCAGCTCCTATGCTTGAAAAAAGTGGAGATTTAGCGGCAATTCTTACAAATTTAGAAGAAGGGGATATATTATTTATAGATGAAATACATCGGCTAAAAGCTGCAATAGAAGAAGTTTTATATTCAGCAATGGAAGATTTTAGACTTGATATAGTAATAGGAAGTGGTCCAGCAGCTCAAACAATAAAACTTGATGTAGCAAAATTTACTTTAATTGGTGCAACAACAAGGGCTGGTATGCTTTCAAATCCTCTAAGAGATAGATTTGGAATGAGTTTTAGACTTAATTTTTATAATGAAGAAGAATTAGCTTTAATTATAAAACTTGCAAGTAAAAAATTAAATTATGAAATAAAAAATGATGCTGCAAAAGAGATAGCTAAACGCTCTCGTGGTACTCCAAGAATTGCTTTGAGATTACTAAAAAGAATTAGAGATTTTGCTGAGGTTGAGAATAAGAAAATAATAGACTTAAAAATTGCTAAATATGGTCTTGATGAGCTTGGTATAAATGAATATGGATTTGACGAACTTGATATAAGATTTTTAAGATTATTAGTTGAAGCTAAAAAACCTCTTGGACTTTCAACAATTGCAGCTGCTTTAAGTGAAGATGAAGATACTATCGAAGAAGTGATTGAGCCATTTTTAATAGCTAATGGTTTTATAGAAAAGACACCAAAAGGTAGAATTGCAACAAGGAAAAGTTATGAAGTTTTGCAATTTTCTCCTGTTAGTCTATTTTAGGAGAGTTGAATGAGTTTTTTGCATATTTTAACTATTATTAGTGCATATTTTGTTTATCTTACATATAAACCTTATCTTTTAGATATAGCCATAGCTTCACTTATGGCTATTGCTTTTGGAAAAATACAATTTTTACTATCAAAGTATATTAAAAATAAATATTTACTTGCGAGTTTATTAACTGTGTTATTAGCAGTATTAATATTTGGCCCAATTTTATATTTTGTTGTAAAAGTTGGGAATTTTCTAACACATATAAACTTTGAAGATATAAAAATAATTTTACAAAAAGCTCAGGAACTATTATCTTATTTACCAGATGTAATTTCAAAAGAGATAAAGATGTTTTTAAGTGATGATAAACTACAAGAACTTTATGCAAAAGTAGTGCCAATTATAGGTAATGTTACTGCTAAGAGTGCTGTATTTTTTAAAGATACATTTTTAATTATTATTTTTTTCTTTTTTGCTGTTTTGTATGGAAGAGAAATATTAGAATATTTTAAAAAAGTTATTCCTCTTGAAAATGAGAAATTAGAAAAATTATTTTTTAATACAAGCGAAGTTATGAGTGTTGTGTTTTATTCTACATTACTTACAGCATTTTTAGAAGGAGTTTTATTTGGTTTTATTGTAAGTTTATATGGACTTGATTTTTTCTTTTTTAGTATTATGTATGCTTTTGCTTCATTAATTCCCGTTGTGGGTGGAATTATGATGTGGGGGCCTGTAAGTTTATTTTTATATGCTAATGGTAATATACAAGGTGCAATTGTTGTTGCAATATATTCTATAATTGTTATTTCTATAATAGCTGATACTTTTATAAAACCATTAATTATTGGTTTTGTCAAGAGAATTGTTGAGAGCGATACTGAACTTAATTCAATGCTTATTTTCTTCTCAATTGTAGCAGGTCTTTCTTCATTTGGTTTATGGGGAATTATAATTGGTCCTGCTATTACTTCTTTATTTATATCAATTCTACAATTTTATAATAAAGTCAATAAAGTTTAGTTAGATCAACTAAACTTTTTTAAAAAAAATCTTTAATTTTCTTGACAATTATTTATTAAGTTGTTATAATTACAACAACAAATTTAGCTAATCTTAATAAATAAGCTAAATTGATGTTTGAAAACTCAATGTTTTTTTATATAATATACATATGAAACTTAAAAGGAGGGGAAAGATGGGTAAAAAACATAATAAACCCCAAAAAGAAGAAAAAAATAATCAGCAAAATCAAGAAAAAAGTGAAAATTTAGATATTGATATTGAAACTCTTCTTAAACAAAACGAAGAGTTAAAGCAAAAACTTGATGAAGCACTTAGAGCGTATGCTAAGTGCGAGA
This Caminibacter mediatlanticus TB-2 DNA region includes the following protein-coding sequences:
- a CDS encoding AI-2E family transporter — its product is MSFLHILTIISAYFVYLTYKPYLLDIAIASLMAIAFGKIQFLLSKYIKNKYLLASLLTVLLAVLIFGPILYFVVKVGNFLTHINFEDIKIILQKAQELLSYLPDVISKEIKMFLSDDKLQELYAKVVPIIGNVTAKSAVFFKDTFLIIIFFFFAVLYGREILEYFKKVIPLENEKLEKLFFNTSEVMSVVFYSTLLTAFLEGVLFGFIVSLYGLDFFFFSIMYAFASLIPVVGGIMMWGPVSLFLYANGNIQGAIVVAIYSIIVISIIADTFIKPLIIGFVKRIVESDTELNSMLIFFSIVAGLSSFGLWGIIIGPAITSLFISILQFYNKVNKV
- the ruvB gene encoding Holliday junction branch migration DNA helicase RuvB — its product is MRIVEIEKVSFEEGYEKSLRPQNLDEYIGQEQIKKNLKVFIEAAKKRNESLDHMLFFGPPGLGKTTLANIIANEMNANIKTISAPMLEKSGDLAAILTNLEEGDILFIDEIHRLKAAIEEVLYSAMEDFRLDIVIGSGPAAQTIKLDVAKFTLIGATTRAGMLSNPLRDRFGMSFRLNFYNEEELALIIKLASKKLNYEIKNDAAKEIAKRSRGTPRIALRLLKRIRDFAEVENKKIIDLKIAKYGLDELGINEYGFDELDIRFLRLLVEAKKPLGLSTIAAALSEDEDTIEEVIEPFLIANGFIEKTPKGRIATRKSYEVLQFSPVSLF
- a CDS encoding EAL domain-containing protein produces the protein MLEENQIIENIFPVYQAIIDINKSSLHNNKYEIIKYEALLRSKLNNKTIYPNEILNNSNINKRDITKNMFLKILDDIKKYKINISFNISISDLLNKKLIELIYSSIDDTIENNKIAKFLTFEFIEEEEIMANKIVVKEFIKNIHMIGSKVALDDFGKGYATFGPLIEFEFDIIKLDEILVKNFLQDPKKYYLLDTLINMFNKLGIKVVAEYIERVSEFNSAQYIGCHYGQGYCIAKPQTIINYFNNNIERECLNDY
- the panB gene encoding 3-methyl-2-oxobutanoate hydroxymethyltransferase, whose translation is MKKTLNYLNKQEKLTMITAYDALFAKIFDDIVDIILVGDSLNMSFFGESDTLSATLDQMIYHTKAVCNGAKSAYIVCDMPFGSYETPKKALESAIKIYKETKADAVKLEGGVEKAETIKLLTQNAIAVVGHIGLMPQFSRSEGGYIVKGKDEESKQKLIEDAKAIEEAGAIMLVIEGVKEEVAREITEIVNIPTIGIGAGRYTKGQVLVWSDMLGFFEEFKPKFVRRYLNGAEIVRSAVNKYVDDVKMGKFPSEKEIY
- a CDS encoding ATP-dependent Clp protease ATP-binding subunit; amino-acid sequence: MEKLFEKLTNQMMEAIESGLSLALHNKNPEVHPLHVLWGLVTNTNSVLNQAFNKMGVDKMAIELEIKSAVDRLPKVDNITKESIRIGRELIDSLQKAEALATKLGDKYIAVDTWLIANLDRFKDVLGKYVDLMELKKTLEAIRGDKKIESKSADENLDALNKYGIDLTEKARKGELDPVIGRDEEINRMTQILIRKTKNNPILLGEPGVGKTALVEGLAQRIVKKEVPTSLQNKKIVALDMTALIAGAKYRGEFEDRLKAVVDEVKANPNIILFIDEIHTIVGAGASEGSMDAANILKPALARGELRTIGATTLKEYRKYFEKDAALQRRFQPVMVNEPSVNEAIRILRGLKERLEAHHQVKILDEALVAAAKLTDRYITDRFLPDKAIDAIDEAAAEIRMQIESEPFELAKIKREIEQLMVEKQALEMEGANSEKAKKRLEEIEKQLADLEEKKRQLEAKYEEEKRILKEIASIKEEIEKLKNEAEIAKREGNYHKAAEIEYGKIVELTKKLEELEKKWEEMQKEGTLLKSAVDEEAVANVVSKWTGIPVSKMLKSELEKILHIEDELKKYVVGQDEAIKAVARAIKRNKAGLGDPNRPIGSFMFLGPTGVGKTETAKTLARFLFDDEKALIRFDMSEYMDKISVSKLIGAAPGYVGYEEGGQLTEAVRRKPYSVILFDEIEKAHPDVFNILLQVLDDGRLTDNKGVTVDFKNTIIILTSNIASDIIQEIKDPEARKEAVWAELKRRMKPEFLNRLDEVVVFNPLGKEQVKQIVDILLRKIKQRLEERDIDLNLTERAKDFIAEVGFDPIFGARPLKRALAEVVEDKLAELILEGKVKEGDKVEFDVDENNIIVRVNGQEVARDSK
- the trpA gene encoding tryptophan synthase subunit alpha, which gives rise to MKKLIAYITTAYPDKEFTIDLIHSLKENGVDGIELGIPFSDPVADGEIIQEVNKRALQNGYKINDTFYVSEKTGNIIDTYWMGYFNNFYHKGYDFMIEKAKEYNIKGFIIPDLPYEEAIEYENKFPLISFVAPTDSLDRIKTILQNPKEFIYLVAYAGITGSDKKEDLSNIIKYIKEIISTPLYIGFGVNENTAREKAKNVDGVIVGSTFVKVLLEDISNTEKIKKISQKAKIIKESIND